CAAAAAGAACGGCTTTTCCGCGCTCCAGGAATACGGCATCCCGTGGAACCCAAAGATGACGGCCCTTATAGGGAACAAAGAGATGGACAGACACATACATTCCCGGACGAAGGAGAAGATCTCTGTTCCGGAAGATTCCCCGGACGAGAACGGTGCGTGTTTTGGGGTCGGCGGTCGGACTAATATAAGTGATATGCCCCCACATTTTCTTGTCCGATTCCGGTATCCGGATTTCCATCTTGTCCCCGACCTTCACGCCTTCCATGTCCTGCTGGTAAACATGACCGTTCACGCGAATCCAGTCCATGTTCCCAATCGTGAAAAGCCTGTCTCCGGAATAGACCGTCTGGCCGGCAATTGCATTTTTGACCAGGACATAGCCATCAAGATCGGAACGCATCTTCAGATACCGGGACAGCAATTTTGTCTTTCTGAGCCGATCAATTTCCGGACGGGCGACACCAAGATTGACCAGCTTCATCACTGCGGCCTGGATAATTTTCTGAGACAGCTTCCGGCTTGAAGCGTCGGTCCCGCTGACAGCAGCCAGCTTGATGGACTGCAGATACTCCTGCTGGGCTTCGATATAATCCGGGCTGAAGAGTGTCGCAAGGACCTGCCCCTTCACAACGTGATCCCCTGTATCAGCATAGACTTTCCGCACACGTCCGAAGATCTGGTTGCTCATCCCGAGAGAACGAACGGTGACATAACTCACTCGGTCATCAATCAGCGCCACAACACCCGAGACATGGATACGGTGATTACCGTGCTTTGGACCATAGAGGTGGGATGCGATCCCCAGAGAAAGGACGGCCTGGGGAGACAGATGAATGACGGCCTCACCTTCAGAAGGCGCTTGTGCGTTTGCCAGGACTCCCGGATTGGCAGGGAGTGTCACCAGAAGGAAGACAACCAGAAAGCCCAGTGTCCTGAAAATCAACCCCATGCCAGGAACCTTTCTGAGGAGAATGAGGATACGAAAATCTTTGGGCAGGAATGCTTGCAAACTTTTATCGTCCACACTGACGCAGCGTGCAGAATCAACTGTCCCTATGAGCACAAGCAAGATGACGGCCAGATGACATAGGAATAGTACTATACCCCACTATATAAAGTAAAGAGACCGTCCGGAGCCATCAAAAAGACAGTCCCCGGATCAGTCCTTCGAAATTATTGACTGGACACGACAATAAAACCTCTTGCCCACTTTCAGTAGGTCATTTTTGGGTTCGATCATCATAAACGGGTCCTGGACCGTTTCCCCGTTCCAGTCCACGGCGCCTTGACGAATAAGTTGTTTCGCCTGGCTTTCACTTTTGGCAGCTCCAGACTGCACCATAACAGTCGATAGACGGACACGTTCTCCTTCCCTGACATGGAAAACCGGAATCTCTTCCGGAAGTTCTTTTCGGGAAAAAACTTTCTCAAAAGACGCGATAGCTCTGTTGGCATTGTCTTCCCCATGAAACTGGGAAACGACCGATCGGGCCATGTAAACTTTTGCATCACGGGGATGAAGCTGACTGTTGGCGTCCGGATCCAGGTCTGTCAGAAGAGTCGTGTAAGACGCAATCAGACTGTCCGGGATTGACATCAGTCGACCGAACATCTCATCGGGGGAATCCTCCAGAGCGACCGCATTACGGAGGCTCTTGCTCATTTTCTTTTCGCCGTCAAGCCCGACCAGAAGGGGAAGAGTCAGAACAGCCTGCGGTTCTTTCTGGTGCTGGCGCAACAGATCTCTTCCCACCAATAGATTGAAGAGCTGATCCGACCCCCCCAGCTCAACATCGCTTTCGAGAACCACCGAATCGTACCCTTGCATTAACGGATAGAGAAGTTCATGCAGATGAATCGGGAGTCGTTCGTTCATTCGTTTCTGGAAATCATCCCTCTCCAGGAATCGGGCCACCGTCTGAAGTCCCGCCAGACGGACAAGACCATCCACGCCGAGTTTCTTCATCCAGGAACTGTTAAAAACCACCTGGGTCTTTTCCTGCTTCAGAACCCGGAACACCTGCCTTTCATACGTCTTCGCATTTTCAGCAATCTGTTCAGGACTGATGGGTTTTCGAATTTCCGACCGGCCCGTCGGATCCCCGATAAAGGCCGTAAAATCTCCGACAACAAACTGAACAAGATGCCCCATATCCTGAAACTGTCGCAGCTTCTTGAGCAGGACAAAATGGCCAAGATGAAGATCCGGAGAGGTCGGATCAAAACCGGCCTTGACCTTCAGGGGGATCCTGGTTTTATAGGATTTTTCAAGCTTTTTCTGAAAATCTTCTTCCACATACAGGTCCACAATTCCCCGTTTAAGAATCGGAAGCGCCTGTTCTGGCGATACAATAAGAGAGGAGGAACTCATCTGATCAGCCTTTAATGATTTCGAACGGGTCTCCCGACCACAGTCGATATGTCCATAAATTCAATCGGCCTTCCGGAGCTAACGTTGCATCAGTGTATAGAAAAGCTGTCTGATCCAGTCGTCGGTCAGGAAAGGAATACGGGTCGGGTCCATCATCCGGAAGAAAGTTCCACGGGTATGCAGATAGGGGCTTCTTTTTCTCCAGGGCGATGGCTTTGCATCTTCAACCTGAATCATGGGAAGGGGGGATTCCTTCACCTCCAGTTGAAGAGAGTCCTCTCGCACAGAAAACATCTTTTCTGACAGGATGGATCGCACAATGGATGCATCTGTCTGTGTTTCCCCGCCGCAGGCAAGAACCGAAAAAGAAATTTTTTCTTCCCGTTGACGGCCTTGCAAAAGGATTGCCGGCTTCTCCCTTTCCGATGGCAAAAGGCATTGAAGTGGCCAGGCATCCGGGAGCTTTTTTGAAGGAACCACCCATTCCCATTTCTGATAGTCTCTTTTTTCTTCCAGATTGCCGGACAGATCAAGAATACGGTCAAAAACGGCCTCCCCTTTTTCCGAAGTCACGGAGATTTTCTTCTTTTTTCGATCCTGCACCAGAAGAAGAGGCTTTCCGTCCCAAACCGTTCCTGTTTTAGGCAACTGTTTTTGCAACGATTTCTGAACTTCCCTGAACAAAGGCTGGATTTCCGGATAACAGGTCCATGCCGTCAGAAGACAATTTAAGGCCCTGACTTTGTAAACCGGGTTTTTTTCTTCCGGAGAAAGCCCAAGGAAAAGCCCCAGCGTGTCCAGAAAGTCCTTCCATTCGAGAAGTTCATCGGGAAAGATCGACAAATATTGCTTCAACAACCGGTCCTGACGACGGAACAAATACCCGTTCCACCATGTTTCCAGGAAACCGGAAAGACCCTTTCGCCGAAAAAACCGAACCATCTCGTTTTTCATCCCCCCAAAAAGTTTGGGGAAAAGAGTCTCCTGAATACGATCGAATTGCGGCATCCATCGGGAACGCTCTGGAAAGGTGAACCCGGATCTCAACTCTGGCATTCCTGCCAGTTGCCACTTTTTTCCCATATACAGGAGAGAGGGGGAAAGAGAACGGAAAAATCGTGGGTCTTGCATGGGAAATCCCACCGTATCAAAAAAAGAGCTCAGGGGCAGACCCGGAAGGCCCCCCAAAAAGGAAGCCGGAGCAATCGGGGCATCTTCATAAACAACAGACGTTTCGTATCCTTGTTTTTCCGCCAGGAGTGCTCCCAGCATCGGGAGCACTCCTCTTCCGACAATCAAGATTCTGGGCACAGAACAACCGGATCTTAAAAAATTTCGACGGATGGAAAGAAGTATGCGATCTCGAACCTGGCCGTTTCGGGAGAATCGCTGCCGTGAATCGCATTTTCCTCAATCGATCCGCCATAGAGCTTTCTCAGGGTTCCTGCTTCCGCTTTCTGCGGATCCGTTGCCCCCATCAGCGCACGGTGATCAGAAATGGCATTCTCTTTTTCCAGTACGAGGGTCATGACAGGACCGGAAGACATGAAACGGGTCAGGCTGGAGAAGAACGGTCTCTCCCGATGGACGTGATAAAAACCTTCAGCTTCCCTCTGTGAGAGCCATTGCATTTTCCCGGCACAAATACGGAAGCCTTCCTTCTCGTAACGTGCCAGGATCTGACCCATGTAATTTTTCCGGCAGGCGTCCGGTTTGATGATAGCCAATGTCCGTTCAATCATTTTTTATCGCTCCTTCGGTTGATTGGGTGACGCATTTTTCTGTCCTGCCCGGAAATCCGGCACCTCATCGGTATCGGACGATTTTCGGTCAAACAGGGACATATGCTGGCGATGAATAAAATACCACCCCAGCGTTGTTGTGAAAATAAAGGGCACGACCTGGTAAACCACGGAGAGAGCAAGTGCCTCCTCATCCCGGACACCAAAAAGACGCATGGCATAGAGAGTCGCAAACTGAACGACCCCAATTCCTCCCGGAGAGGAGGGAATGACAAGAGCAAGATTTGTAAAAAGAAGAAGTGAGAGGGACATCATGACCGGATGCATGTCCAGGTCAAAGATTCGAAGATAGAAGTAGCAACCGAAAAGAGTGCATCCCCAGACAGTGAAGGAAAGAAAGAAAAGAATCGCCATCTTTTGCGGTGAAGCCAGGATGGAAAGCCCATGCAAAAGCTTTTCCCCTGTCGCGGCAATCTTCCCGCCTACCGTCGTGGTATCGAATCCGGCTCTCTTTTTGAGAAAACGGATCAGGGCTGTCCGATACCGGGCGACCAGAACAAGCGCAAAGAAAACGATAGTTGTGGATATACCCAAAACAATGGCTTTTTTCCCGATACCGCTGGAGCCATGCAAAAAGAAAAAAAGGAGGAGAACGAGAGTTAAAAGAAGGACATCAAAAAATCGCTCAAGAAAAATTGTCGACAGGAGAACGGCCGAACCAATTTTCTCCAGCTTTCGGGTATACATCAGTCGGACAACTTCTCCACCCCGGAACGGCAAGATATTATTTCCCATGTAACCGACCAGTATCGAGCCATAAAGATGTGCAGGAGACACACGTTTCGTCACCGAGAGCGTTGTCCGCCAGAAAAATGCCCGAACCAGAAACGACAGGTTCATAAAAATCAGGATCGGAAGGACCCACCCGTAATGCCCCTTCCATAAAAGATGTACCAGAAGGGCAGGATTGGCGTTCCTGAAGGAAAACCAGAGAGCCAGGATGCTGACCAGGACCCCAAACAAAAGTTGGAGTTTTTTCGAATCAGCCGACATATTTTCCGAGTCTCTGCCGGAATTCCACGATGGTCTGAAGAAGTCCTTCCTCGACAGGAATCCTGGGCTCCCACCCCAAAAGGGTCCGGGCTCTGGTAATATCCGGCTTTCTCCGGGAAGGATCGTCGGACGGCAAAGGTTTGAAAAGTATCGAAGAGGAGCTCGAGGAGAGAGACAAGACCATTTTTGCCAGCTCAACGACCTGATACTCGACAGGATTTCCAAGATTCACCGGACTCACAAAATGCTCCGCTTCCATCGCACGAATCAGGCCATCAACCATATCCGTCACAAAACAGAACGAACGGGTCTGCGTTCCGTCACCATAAACCGTAATCGGGTTTCCCAGAAGAGCCTGGTGGCAAAAATTGCTGACGACGCGTCCATCATTAAAGAGCATTCGGGGACCATAGGTATTAAAGATCCGGACAATTCTCGCATCCACACCGTGAATGCGGCGATAGTCCATTGCGACAGTTTCCCCCCCTCGTTTTCCCTCATCGTAGCAGGAGCGAATTCCAACTGGATTGACGTTCCCGAAATACTCTTCCGTCTGGGGATGAACCAGGGGGTTTCCGTACACTTCAGATGTGGAAGCAATCACAGCCTTTGCCCCGGTTTGTCTGCACGATTCCATCACTTGCCATGTCCCCCAGACGGCCGTCCGGAAGGTTTCGAGAGGAGCGGCCTGGTAATGAACCGGTGATGCAGGACAGGCCAGATGAAAAATACCGTCATAGACTCCGGGAATCGGATCCGCCACATTTTGTTCAATCAGGCGACCGATGACTCCGGTGTCATGGGAAAGGTTCTCCCGGGTCCCTGTCTGAAAGTTGTCCAGGACATCGACCCGATGCCCTTCGGCCAGGAGCCTTCTCACCAGGTGAAACCCGATGAACCCGGCACCTCCTGTCACAAGATAGGATTGGGAGCTTGAATGATCAGGAATTGTGGGACCTCACTTCCAGTGGAATTTCCGGATACAGTCCGGTCGGTTGGGGAGACACACGCATGGCAAAAGCCATCACGCCTCCTGCAATCGCTTTTCGAAAAACTTCTCCGTAGTAGGGATCGATACGATCAGCCGGCAGGACATAGTTTACATCAGAGCGTTGAACGATAAAGAGGATTGCTGCCAGGTCTCCTTTCTCCAGACACTTTTCAAGTTCTTCCAGGTGTCTTGACGCCCTCTCCGAAACGGCATCCGGAAAAAGTCCGGCCGCCTCTTCACGAAACGTGACGCTTTTGACTTCAAGAAAAAGTTTCTTGCCTTTCATCTCCAGTAGAAAATCCACCCTGCTTTCGTCGCCAAAACGAACTTCCCTGGCCAGGAGAGATGCTCCAGCAAGAGCGGGATGCAGTTTTTCGCGGATCACTTCTTCCGCAAGCCTGTTTGCCAATAACGGGTTAATGCCCACCCGAACCCCCGGGATAGGCTCGCTTTGTTCAACCCGGAAGCGATACTTCGGCGGGTTCTTCTCCCGTTCCGGGACAGGGGAGAGATAAACGGGTGTCCCCGGGTTTTCAAGGCAGGACAGGAGTCGACCAGGATTAGGAGAATGGGCCCAGATTTCCTGGCCATCCGGTAATCGCACCAGAACTGAATAGCGTTTTTCCCGCCGGACAAACGTCCCGGATATCAGGGGTTCCCGGTAAAGCAACCCCTGCCCACTCCATGCCAGGAAAGCCCGTGTCGGGATAACTCCGAAGGCTCGTACTGATTACGGCCGTCCAAAACCAGAGTCCCGGACATCAGGGACTTGACCTTTCTCCAGTCCG
The Leptospirillum ferriphilum genome window above contains:
- a CDS encoding efflux RND transporter periplasmic adaptor subunit; translation: MGLIFRTLGFLVVFLLVTLPANPGVLANAQAPSEGEAVIHLSPQAVLSLGIASHLYGPKHGNHRIHVSGVVALIDDRVSYVTVRSLGMSNQIFGRVRKVYADTGDHVVKGQVLATLFSPDYIEAQQEYLQSIKLAAVSGTDASSRKLSQKIIQAAVMKLVNLGVARPEIDRLRKTKLLSRYLKMRSDLDGYVLVKNAIAGQTVYSGDRLFTIGNMDWIRVNGHVYQQDMEGVKVGDKMEIRIPESDKKMWGHITYISPTADPKTRTVLVRGIFRNRDLLLRPGMYVSVHLFVPYKGRHLWVPRDAVFLERGKAVLFVERRAGEYQMVPVKAGHSESGLVPVRDHLPLTVRIVDQNGFWLKAQFEKITSRSAVDP
- the tyrS gene encoding tyrosine--tRNA ligase, translated to MSSSSLIVSPEQALPILKRGIVDLYVEEDFQKKLEKSYKTRIPLKVKAGFDPTSPDLHLGHFVLLKKLRQFQDMGHLVQFVVGDFTAFIGDPTGRSEIRKPISPEQIAENAKTYERQVFRVLKQEKTQVVFNSSWMKKLGVDGLVRLAGLQTVARFLERDDFQKRMNERLPIHLHELLYPLMQGYDSVVLESDVELGGSDQLFNLLVGRDLLRQHQKEPQAVLTLPLLVGLDGEKKMSKSLRNAVALEDSPDEMFGRLMSIPDSLIASYTTLLTDLDPDANSQLHPRDAKVYMARSVVSQFHGEDNANRAIASFEKVFSRKELPEEIPVFHVREGERVRLSTVMVQSGAAKSESQAKQLIRQGAVDWNGETVQDPFMMIEPKNDLLKVGKRFYCRVQSIISKD
- the ndk gene encoding nucleoside-diphosphate kinase, producing MIERTLAIIKPDACRKNYMGQILARYEKEGFRICAGKMQWLSQREAEGFYHVHRERPFFSSLTRFMSSGPVMTLVLEKENAISDHRALMGATDPQKAEAGTLRKLYGGSIEENAIHGSDSPETARFEIAYFFPSVEIF
- a CDS encoding lysylphosphatidylglycerol synthase transmembrane domain-containing protein; this encodes MSADSKKLQLLFGVLVSILALWFSFRNANPALLVHLLWKGHYGWVLPILIFMNLSFLVRAFFWRTTLSVTKRVSPAHLYGSILVGYMGNNILPFRGGEVVRLMYTRKLEKIGSAVLLSTIFLERFFDVLLLTLVLLLFFFLHGSSGIGKKAIVLGISTTIVFFALVLVARYRTALIRFLKKRAGFDTTTVGGKIAATGEKLLHGLSILASPQKMAILFFLSFTVWGCTLFGCYFYLRIFDLDMHPVMMSLSLLLFTNLALVIPSSPGGIGVVQFATLYAMRLFGVRDEEALALSVVYQVVPFIFTTTLGWYFIHRQHMSLFDRKSSDTDEVPDFRAGQKNASPNQPKER
- a CDS encoding UDP-glucuronic acid decarboxylase family protein, whose amino-acid sequence is MTGGAGFIGFHLVRRLLAEGHRVDVLDNFQTGTRENLSHDTGVIGRLIEQNVADPIPGVYDGIFHLACPASPVHYQAAPLETFRTAVWGTWQVMESCRQTGAKAVIASTSEVYGNPLVHPQTEEYFGNVNPVGIRSCYDEGKRGGETVAMDYRRIHGVDARIVRIFNTYGPRMLFNDGRVVSNFCHQALLGNPITVYGDGTQTRSFCFVTDMVDGLIRAMEAEHFVSPVNLGNPVEYQVVELAKMVLSLSSSSSSILFKPLPSDDPSRRKPDITRARTLLGWEPRIPVEEGLLQTIVEFRQRLGKYVG
- the sfsA gene encoding DNA/RNA nuclease SfsA, whose translation is MLYREPLISGTFVRREKRYSVLVRLPDGQEIWAHSPNPGRLLSCLENPGTPVYLSPVPEREKNPPKYRFRVEQSEPIPGVRVGINPLLANRLAEEVIREKLHPALAGASLLAREVRFGDESRVDFLLEMKGKKLFLEVKSVTFREEAAGLFPDAVSERASRHLEELEKCLEKGDLAAILFIVQRSDVNYVLPADRIDPYYGEVFRKAIAGGVMAFAMRVSPQPTGLYPEIPLEVRSHNS